Sequence from the Ostrea edulis chromosome 8, xbOstEdul1.1, whole genome shotgun sequence genome:
tatttatttttgttatttaaattcattttggttATTAATTACTCAGTGGTCAGTTCATCTTCGTTTTCTAACTCATTTACCtttctattttatttacatttttggagATTATATTGAAAACTTATATTATTTGTTGTCAATCAAATTATTCAGTATTATACTATAATAAATGATCTGTTAAAACTTTCAAACTCTCTTCTTATTCCAAGGTGTTGATCATAATTTAGGAATCTTATATCTGAACCTGGGTTGAACAAAAACAGGACCAGTCATTGTAAACTGACATTGTCAGTGGACTTAGTCTGTTCCTTAGTATTACGCCCTTCAGTACAGAGTTTAAGGgtattttgatagtttttatGCTTTGGGCAGACTGAGTACACTTTGCGGCCGGAAACAGACTGGTTCCCGTTACAAATGCATGGagattacaaaatatgtacatacatgaagctgcgctcgctcaaacggtagcaccgtcaacatattaataataacaaatattcattgtatatacattgattgtattttttatGAGAGCAAATTCTGTCTTCTGACGTAAATGTTGGCATAGCTACCCAACATGAACTAGGTCAAAGCTAACTGCAAACCATTTAAACAGGCGATAACACATCACTAGCGTATGCTAGTCGACGCGCCGCACAGGTATTTAATCACGggactagacggaaggtcgaaagaacagggagGCAATGTTGGATTTTCAGGTTAGACAAAATTATATACACGCATTCTGCCATCGTAGTGTCAATAATATCGATATTTGTGTGATCAGTGAGATATATCTGATCACCTAGATAATGATTTCATATAATTCGGGGAGTGGGGGTGGTTATATCGATGCCTTTTActtatcatttcatttgaaatattaaaattattgtatTCTATCATAGTGTAATTGTTTCTTGTCAAATGTTTTgaccttttaaaatattttattaagatcCCCCTTTTTTATTGACAGTAAACTACTCGTGATCCCGGCGTCAGAAATgcatccccggcgcagtgctcaggaagtcctactgtgtgacctctgtgaaactgtccccctacagagtcattgtgaactttgtaatataaatctatGTAAGGCCTGTGTTGGGGAGCACCTCTCGGACTCCTCTAAAAAACACCATGTAATGCCCtatttacaaagaaagtctaCTCCCAACTACCCGAAATGTCTGAAACACGTCGAAAAACACTGCGAACTTCACTGTGAGAATTGTGATATTCCTGTTTGTATTAAATGCGTCTCCTCCGGTAAACACGAAGGTCACAAGTTATCAGAATTTCTGGAAAAACTCAGCGctaaaacacaaaatttacaaaaagatttGGAGGAACTCGAGACCAGAATTTACCcgcgatatgaagaaatggcgtcCAGTATCCAAACCGAAAAAGCCGACATAGAAACAAACTACGGGAAATTGACCACAGCTGCCGAAAAAGAAGGTGAAATTTTACACCGGGagatcaccgccattgtcaatCAGCGAAAATCTGCCATTcaggagatgaaaaacaaacacctatctaccctgaacaaaaatacagaagaaatcacacagaaaatggcggaactcaaacagatcatttccgacttgaaatcaatcctaaaatcaaatgacgtctccttaacctctacttacaaatctaggaattccgaatttagaacattacccTCTAAAGTCCGAGTTACATTTCCGAGTTTTactcctcagaaaataaacaaagatcagttcaatgaaatgtttggttctctgtcgccattatccattaacacagaacatggcgacacaatgaagtcagcaaAAGCTGTATCGtttcctccagtcaaaccactgcttgatgagccacgcctcaccgccaccatagacactgggtatagagaactatacagtgttagctgtctgagtgaagatcaagtctggacacgcGGGAATAACAAAACCATAAAGCtcctcaacctccagagtaaactactgacatcaataaaaACCAAGTCAGGGTACTGGCCACGGGACATaacagtgacacgggacggagatcttgtttatactgactctAGTAATAACACCGTGAatttaattaagaataaaaagctacagaccgtgatcacactacaggggtggagtCCTCGCTTTGTCTGCTGTACCGTGGTTAACGACCTCCTGGTTATCATGATCAGTGATGacaaacaatccaaagtcgtgcgttactccggctccacagagaaacaaagcattcaatTTGATggtcagggtcgtcctctctactcaTCTGGTTATAACTATAAATACATCAGTGAGAataggaacctggatatctgtgtcgCTGACTTTGACgctagtgcagtagtggtggttaatcagtcaggaaaactccgatttaggtacactggtcatccctctaataccaagcAATCATTTACTCCAGttggcatcactacagacagtcagagtcacatcctgacagcagaccaTAACAAtgaccgtatccacatcctagatcaggacggacagttcctccgttacattcactgtgatttacgCGCTCCAttcggtttatgtgtggacatcagagacaacctctttgtggctgagtgttacactgctaaagtgaagaaaatccaatatttataaacactgttaattacacagttctatggtgttaattacatctatcaaaacggtgttaattacacatctctacAGTGCTATTTACATCAGTGTGTTGATTACAACtgcttgttaattacagttccttg
This genomic interval carries:
- the LOC130049854 gene encoding E3 ubiquitin-protein ligase TRIM36-like, which gives rise to MHPRRSAQEVLLCDLCETVPLQSHCELCNINLCKACVGEHLSDSSKKHHVMPYLQRKSTPNYPKCLKHVEKHCELHCENCDIPVCIKCVSSGKHEGHKLSEFLEKLSAKTQNLQKDLEELETRIYPRYEEMASSIQTEKADIETNYGKLTTAAEKEGEILHREITAIVNQRKSAIQEMKNKHLSTLNKNTEEITQKMAELKQIISDLKSILKSNDVSLTSTYKSRNSEFRTLPSKVRVTFPSFTPQKINKDQFNEMFGSLSPLSINTEHGDTMKSAKAVSFPPVKPLLDEPRLTATIDTGYRELYSVSCLSEDQVWTRGNNKTIKLLNLQSKLLTSIKTKSGYWPRDITVTRDGDLVYTDSSNNTVNLIKNKKLQTVITLQGWSPRFVCCTVVNDLLVIMISDDKQSKVVRYSGSTEKQSIQFDGQGRPLYSSGYNYKYISENRNLDICVADFDASAVVVVNQSGKLRFRYTGHPSNTKQSFTPVGITTDSQSHILTADHNNDRIHILDQDGQFLRYIHCDLRAPFGLCVDIRDNLFVAECYTAKVKKIQYL